One part of the Marinobacter sp. M3C genome encodes these proteins:
- the glnA gene encoding glutamate--ammonia ligase — MSKTIDLITQHDAKWIDLRFTDTHGKEHHVTMPATEASEDFFIDGKMFDGSSIAGWKGINESDMILMPDDSSAVVDPFTEESTVNISCDIVEPTTMQGYERDPRSVARRTEEYLKSTGIADSALFGPEPEFFVFDSVKWKTDMQGSMYEIHSEEAAWSSGEDFGRNNTGHRPRVKGGYFPVPPVDSLHDLRGAMCGAMASMGLVIEVHHHEVGTAGQCEIGVGAATLTRKADEVQILKYCVHNVAHAYGKTATFMPKPVVGDNGSGMHVHMSLSKDGKNLFAGDSYAGLSEMALYYVGGIIKHAKAINAFTNPATNSYKRLVPHYEAPVMLAYSARNRSASIRIPYVNSPKARRVEVRFPDPAANPYLAFSALMMAGLDGIQNKIHPGDAMDKDLYDLPKEEALNIPKVAETLQEALQCLEADHEFLTRGGVFTEDMIRAYIDLKRADVERMNMTTHPVEFELYYSC, encoded by the coding sequence ATGTCCAAAACCATTGATTTGATCACCCAGCACGATGCGAAGTGGATCGACCTACGCTTTACCGATACTCATGGCAAAGAACACCACGTCACCATGCCGGCCACCGAAGCGTCTGAAGACTTTTTCATCGACGGCAAAATGTTCGATGGCTCTTCAATTGCTGGCTGGAAAGGCATTAACGAATCCGACATGATTCTGATGCCGGATGACAGCAGCGCAGTGGTTGATCCCTTCACCGAAGAATCCACCGTTAACATCAGCTGCGACATTGTGGAACCCACCACCATGCAAGGCTACGAGCGCGACCCTCGTTCAGTAGCACGCCGGACCGAGGAATACTTGAAGTCTACCGGCATTGCCGACAGCGCTTTGTTTGGCCCTGAGCCCGAATTCTTTGTGTTTGATTCGGTCAAATGGAAGACCGATATGCAGGGCTCCATGTACGAAATTCACTCCGAAGAGGCCGCATGGTCTTCAGGCGAGGATTTTGGTCGCAACAATACCGGCCACCGCCCGCGGGTAAAAGGCGGCTACTTCCCGGTGCCTCCGGTAGACAGCCTGCACGATCTGCGCGGCGCAATGTGCGGTGCTATGGCCTCTATGGGCCTGGTCATTGAAGTGCATCACCACGAAGTGGGCACCGCTGGTCAGTGCGAAATTGGCGTGGGCGCAGCTACCTTGACCCGAAAAGCCGATGAAGTGCAGATTCTGAAATACTGCGTGCACAACGTGGCTCATGCCTACGGCAAAACCGCGACCTTTATGCCCAAGCCCGTTGTGGGTGATAACGGTTCAGGCATGCACGTACACATGTCGTTGAGCAAAGATGGCAAGAACCTGTTTGCCGGCGACAGCTATGCGGGCCTGAGTGAGATGGCATTGTATTATGTTGGCGGCATCATCAAGCACGCCAAAGCGATTAATGCGTTCACCAATCCTGCCACCAACAGCTATAAGCGTTTGGTGCCGCATTATGAAGCTCCGGTGATGCTGGCCTATTCTGCTCGCAACCGCTCGGCTTCTATCCGGATTCCCTACGTGAACAGCCCGAAGGCCCGCCGTGTTGAAGTGCGTTTCCCAGACCCGGCTGCTAACCCTTACTTGGCATTTTCAGCGCTGATGATGGCTGGCCTGGACGGCATCCAGAATAAGATTCATCCTGGCGACGCCATGGACAAAGATCTTTACGATCTGCCAAAAGAAGAAGCGTTGAACATCCCAAAAGTGGCCGAGACCCTGCAAGAAGCACTGCAGTGCCTGGAAGCTGATCACGAGTTTTTGACCCGTGGCGGTGTGTTCACCGAAGACATGATTCGCGCTTATATTGATCTAAAGCGTGCTGACGTAGAGCGTATGAACATGACCACTCACCCGGTTGAATTCGAACTCTACTATTCTTGCTAA
- a CDS encoding DUF4124 domain-containing protein → MKPAIVIAAATLLLINGVAQAEVYRQVDAQGNVTFSDQPSSGAEAIQVRPATTITLPKMQDLEQLEQPQQEQPPSPLYELVRIVYPRNNEAFHSGNGDVEFSVISSPQLRDGHKYEVTLDGQPVGQNTSGAILVQQIARGTHQAGVNIVNRSGVQVGSGTGITFTIHRPSRLN, encoded by the coding sequence ATGAAACCGGCTATTGTGATTGCTGCTGCGACCCTGTTGCTGATCAACGGAGTGGCGCAGGCCGAGGTGTATCGCCAGGTAGACGCCCAAGGCAATGTGACCTTTTCTGACCAGCCCTCTTCGGGTGCCGAAGCCATACAGGTAAGGCCGGCAACCACCATTACGCTGCCGAAAATGCAGGATTTGGAACAGCTTGAGCAACCGCAGCAGGAACAGCCGCCAAGCCCTCTTTATGAGCTGGTGAGGATTGTTTATCCGCGAAATAACGAGGCGTTCCACAGCGGCAATGGCGACGTAGAATTCAGCGTAATCAGCAGCCCGCAACTGCGCGACGGGCACAAGTACGAAGTAACCCTGGACGGCCAGCCCGTGGGCCAAAACACGTCAGGCGCCATTTTGGTGCAGCAAATTGCCCGTGGTACCCATCAAGCCGGAGTCAACATCGTCAACCGCAGTGGTGTTCAGGTTGGTTCGGGCACTGGCATTACCTTCACCATTCACCGCCCTTCCCGCCTAAACTGA
- the glnL gene encoding nitrogen regulation protein NR(II) produces the protein MANASNPVTGYPHIVDSLSTALLVMDRNLLIHYMNPAAENLLAVSATRSHGMAFSSIVLVAGDTERRLKAAADHGRSFSQHEAEYMLLNGARMIVDYTVTPINSEGDLLLEIWRRDQLLRINREEDILSQQETNRVLVRGMAHEIKNPLGGIRGAAQLLDRELQSAELREYTQVIIDEADRLRSLVDRMLGPNKAPRLIRTNIHEVLERVRALLEAESHGKLTFKRDYDPSLPEFCADREQLIQAFLNIARNAMEACLESPDGPGNSDSLNSPQSNGNSSSNTSEPATITFRTRALRQFTIGPVRHRLVCRVDVIDNGPGISPQLQQNIFYPMISGRASGNGLGLAITQSIIGRHHGLVECNSEPGHTNFVIYLPLEECT, from the coding sequence ATGGCTAACGCTTCAAATCCGGTGACCGGTTACCCGCACATTGTTGACAGCCTGAGCACCGCGCTGTTGGTGATGGACCGCAATCTACTTATTCACTATATGAACCCGGCCGCCGAAAATCTGCTGGCAGTGAGCGCAACCCGCAGCCATGGAATGGCCTTCAGCTCCATTGTGCTGGTTGCCGGCGATACCGAACGTCGGCTGAAAGCAGCAGCCGACCACGGGCGGTCTTTCAGCCAGCATGAAGCCGAGTACATGTTGTTGAACGGTGCGCGCATGATCGTGGATTACACAGTAACGCCGATTAACTCAGAGGGTGATTTGCTGCTGGAAATCTGGCGCCGCGACCAGCTGCTGCGCATTAATCGTGAAGAAGACATTCTGTCGCAGCAGGAAACCAATCGGGTGCTGGTACGCGGCATGGCGCACGAAATCAAAAATCCCCTGGGCGGTATACGCGGCGCGGCGCAACTGCTGGACCGCGAGTTGCAGAGCGCCGAACTGCGCGAATACACCCAGGTGATCATCGACGAAGCCGATAGGCTGCGTAGCCTGGTTGACCGTATGCTGGGGCCCAACAAAGCACCCAGGCTTATCCGTACCAATATCCACGAGGTTCTGGAACGGGTGCGTGCGCTGTTAGAAGCCGAAAGCCACGGCAAACTGACGTTCAAGCGGGATTACGACCCCAGCCTGCCGGAGTTCTGCGCTGACCGCGAACAGCTGATTCAGGCATTTTTGAACATTGCCCGCAACGCGATGGAAGCTTGCCTAGAGAGCCCTGACGGCCCTGGCAACTCTGATAGTCTTAACAGCCCTCAAAGCAATGGCAACTCTTCGAGCAACACCAGCGAACCGGCCACTATAACCTTCCGCACCCGTGCCCTGCGCCAGTTCACCATAGGCCCGGTTCGTCACCGTTTGGTATGCAGGGTAGACGTTATCGACAACGGCCCGGGCATCAGCCCACAACTGCAACAGAATATTTTTTACCCGATGATCAGCGGGCGCGCCAGCGGTAATGGCTTGGGGCTGGCCATTACCCAGAGCATTATTGGCCGCCACCATGGACTGGTGGAATGCAACAGCGAACCCGGACACACCAACTTTGTTATTTATCTGCCCCTCGAGGAGTGCAC